The following are encoded together in the Candidatus Hydrogenedentota bacterium genome:
- a CDS encoding corrinoid protein → MELFERIAMCVSRGKINQTSPYPPDLRGQEGVFELVRDALASGTNPNDILTRGLMVGMNEVGKKFSKNEVFVPDLLMAAKAMTAGMDQLKPAFESGAAQHRGVFVIGTVQGDLHDIGKNLVRMMMEGAGYEVIDLGVDVSPEKFMAAVQAHPGCVVGLSALLTTTMVNMEKTTKMVKDLDPKAVVVVGGAPLTQEFCDKIGADAYSPDPQGIIDWLDARCCN, encoded by the coding sequence ATGGAATTGTTCGAACGCATCGCGATGTGTGTCAGCCGGGGAAAAATCAACCAGACATCCCCCTATCCGCCGGACCTGCGCGGCCAGGAGGGCGTGTTTGAACTGGTGCGTGACGCCCTGGCATCCGGAACAAACCCGAACGACATCCTCACGCGCGGCCTCATGGTCGGCATGAACGAGGTGGGGAAAAAGTTCAGCAAGAACGAAGTGTTTGTCCCGGACCTTCTCATGGCGGCCAAGGCGATGACAGCGGGCATGGACCAGTTGAAACCGGCCTTCGAGTCCGGCGCGGCGCAGCACCGCGGCGTGTTCGTCATCGGCACGGTGCAGGGCGACCTGCACGACATCGGCAAAAACCTTGTCCGCATGATGATGGAGGGCGCGGGCTACGAGGTCATAGACCTCGGCGTGGACGTGTCCCCGGAAAAATTCATGGCCGCCGTTCAGGCGCACCCCGGCTGCGTGGTAGGCCTGAGCGCCCTGCTCACCACCACCATGGTCAACATGGAAAAGACCACAAAGATGGTCAAGGACCTGGACCCGAAAGCGGTCGTGGTGGTCGGCGGCGCGCCGCTTACCCAGGAGTTCTGCGACAAGATTGGCGCGGACGCCTATTCCCCCGATCCCCAGGGCATTATTGACTGGCTGGACGCCCGCTGCTGCAACTGA
- a CDS encoding TetR/AcrR family transcriptional regulator encodes MANLNLPGLQSGGRRIDFYAKVGRYFTADGELNVAAFRAGLREDIAARHNADEAARWLSTHLEELLAYLEERGLARAALMLFDTAMEESSAQGLPSLSLAPARLRSLMASMTRGAAEKEEEQARRRNPDAKRQRICETALEEFTARGFHEVTMDEIAARSGVAKGTVYRYFASKDELLEHLLKTTGRALAERFRDAFEGGGSLPGQIRRFIEDWVGFIEDNHALYRLAQSEGVNGPTGRQTMFYEYLLSDFPLIKERMAAMNTDGVLKTPNFHTVAYGVLGFIDGITRKWFRSGMSYPLRDEAPVILEVVFNGILSDRSRGTTYYRPPEAQ; translated from the coding sequence ATGGCAAATCTGAACTTGCCCGGGTTGCAGTCGGGTGGAAGACGCATTGACTTCTACGCGAAGGTGGGCCGGTATTTCACTGCGGACGGGGAATTGAATGTGGCGGCGTTCCGCGCAGGACTGCGGGAGGACATCGCCGCACGGCATAACGCGGACGAGGCGGCCCGGTGGCTTTCGACTCATTTGGAGGAGTTGCTGGCGTATCTCGAGGAGCGGGGGCTGGCGCGGGCGGCGTTGATGCTCTTTGACACGGCCATGGAGGAGTCGTCCGCCCAGGGGCTGCCCAGCCTGTCGCTCGCGCCGGCACGGCTGCGGAGCCTGATGGCCAGCATGACCCGGGGCGCCGCAGAAAAGGAGGAGGAGCAGGCGCGCAGGCGCAACCCGGACGCAAAGCGGCAAAGGATATGCGAGACCGCCCTGGAGGAGTTCACCGCGCGGGGTTTCCACGAGGTGACCATGGACGAGATTGCCGCCCGTTCCGGCGTGGCCAAGGGGACGGTGTACCGATATTTTGCGAGCAAGGACGAACTGCTGGAGCACCTGCTCAAGACAACGGGCAGGGCGCTGGCCGAACGGTTCCGGGACGCCTTTGAGGGCGGGGGAAGCCTTCCGGGGCAAATCCGGCGCTTCATCGAGGACTGGGTGGGTTTCATTGAGGACAACCACGCCCTGTACCGGCTGGCGCAGAGCGAGGGGGTGAACGGGCCCACGGGCCGCCAGACGATGTTCTATGAGTACCTGCTTTCGGACTTCCCGCTGATCAAGGAGCGGATGGCGGCGATGAACACGGACGGTGTGCTCAAGACGCCGAATTTCCACACCGTGGCCTATGGCGTGCTCGGCTTCATTGACGGCATCACGCGCAAATGGTTCCGGTCCGGCATGTCCTATCCCCTGCGCGACGAGGCGCCCGTGATCCTGGAGGTGGTCTTCAACGGCATTCTCAGCGACCGGAGCCGCGGCACCACCTATTACAGGCCGCCCGAGGCCCAATAG